The genomic DNA TTATCACATTTAAAAAAAGCCAACTCCGTTTCACAAGCCAAAGAAAACATTGCCGAACATTATAACCTGAACAATGATTTTTTCCGATTGTTCCTTGATCCCGGCATGACCTATTCAGGCGCCTACTTCAAAGAAGAAGGCCTTAGCCTACAACAGGCACAATTAGCCAAATACGACAGGCTTTGCAAACACCTTAAACTGGAAGCAAACGATCATGTACTTGAGATCGGATCGGGCTGGGGAGAAAATGCTATATACATAGCCAAAAAATATGGTTGCAAAGTAACAAGTATCACCATATCTGAAGAACAATACAGGTTTGCGAACGAGCGCGTTCAGCAGGAGAGCCTGGCCGAAAAAGTTGACATACAGCTTACAGATTACAGAACACTGGTTGGGGAATATGACAAAATAGTTTCCATAGAAATGCTGGAAGCTGTCGGCCATAATTTCCTTGATGTTTATTTTAAAAAATGTCATGAACTTTTAAAAAAAGATGGGTTACTTGCCTTACAGGTTATAACCTGTCCCGATTCACGTTACGAAAGTCTGCGTAAAGGGGTAGATTGGATACAGAAGCATATTTTCCCAGGCTCTCTGCTGCCATCGGTTGCCGCCATTAATAAGGCCATAAACAATACCGGCGATCTGTCATTGGTGGATCTGAAAGAGTTTGGACTTCATTATGCCAAAACACTATCGGCCTGGAGCGGGCAATTCAATCAAAACTTATCCGAGATAAAAGCCCTGGGCTTCAACGATGCATTTATCCGTAAATGGAATTATTACTTTGGTTATTGCGAAGCCGCCTTTGCCATGCGCAATATTAATGTTATGCAGCTGGTATATGCAAGACCTAATAATCTGAAAATCTAAAAACACATATAAATTATTTATTAAACTATGACACACACCCACACACATATCCATACACATACAGAAGATCACCTGCGCAATTCCGATTTTATTACAGATGTTGTAATAGGTATGGCGGATGGATTAACAGTTCCCTTTGCATTAGCTGCGGGATTAAGCAGCGCTGTAAGCAGTAATGACATTGTTATTACCGCAGGTGCGGCTGAAATAATAGCGGGATCAATAGCTATGGGATTGGGCGGATTTTTAGCGGGCCGCACAGAGGTGGAACACTACCACTCGGAATTAAAGCGGGAACAGGATGAAGTTGAGCGTGTACCAGAAAGAGAAAAGGAAGAGATCAGGGAAATATTCCAGAATTATGGTTTCAGCGAAAGCTCACAGGTAATGTTAGTCGAGGAATTAAGTAAAGACAAAAAGAAATGGGTCGATTTTATGATGCGCTTTGAACTTGGACTGGAAGAACCCGATGGAAACAGGGCAACCAAAAGTGCACTTACTATTGGCTTATCCTATGTTATTGGCGGCATTATTCCGCTCATCCCCTACTTTTTTACCCCCACACCAATTGAAGGACTTAAAATATCGGCAGTAGTAACATTGTTCTGCCTGTTTACTTTCGGCTATTTCAAAAGCAAAGCAACAGGGCAGCCATTATTATCAGGGGCATTGAAAGTAACGGCCATTGGCGCGGCGGCAGCGGCAGCGGCTTTTGCTGTAGCGAAAATATTTTCGATGTAACCCTACAACCCTGTCAGGGTTTAAAACCCTGACAGGGTTGTAGGGTTATGTCCACT from Bacteroidota bacterium includes the following:
- a CDS encoding class I SAM-dependent methyltransferase codes for the protein MSTIALTRKTDLYETAILRLLSGMPYGHMDLTLPGGQTIAIGDGSGGITANITIKNNDFFKRCVLYGDIGFGESYIAGDWETGSVSNVIKWFLLNIEHTPGASGSKIKTWGINTLKLFNKLSHLKKANSVSQAKENIAEHYNLNNDFFRLFLDPGMTYSGAYFKEEGLSLQQAQLAKYDRLCKHLKLEANDHVLEIGSGWGENAIYIAKKYGCKVTSITISEEQYRFANERVQQESLAEKVDIQLTDYRTLVGEYDKIVSIEMLEAVGHNFLDVYFKKCHELLKKDGLLALQVITCPDSRYESLRKGVDWIQKHIFPGSLLPSVAAINKAINNTGDLSLVDLKEFGLHYAKTLSAWSGQFNQNLSEIKALGFNDAFIRKWNYYFGYCEAAFAMRNINVMQLVYARPNNLKI
- a CDS encoding VIT1/CCC1 transporter family protein translates to MTHTHTHIHTHTEDHLRNSDFITDVVIGMADGLTVPFALAAGLSSAVSSNDIVITAGAAEIIAGSIAMGLGGFLAGRTEVEHYHSELKREQDEVERVPEREKEEIREIFQNYGFSESSQVMLVEELSKDKKKWVDFMMRFELGLEEPDGNRATKSALTIGLSYVIGGIIPLIPYFFTPTPIEGLKISAVVTLFCLFTFGYFKSKATGQPLLSGALKVTAIGAAAAAAAFAVAKIFSM